In the genome of Brachypodium distachyon strain Bd21 chromosome 3, Brachypodium_distachyon_v3.0, whole genome shotgun sequence, the window GAGATAGGCGACGTACTCTAAGATCTTCCTTTCAGGGCTGACGAGTACGACTCCAGCCCCAGCACCGTTGAGGCTCTTGGAgccatcgaacctcattatccaatgtggttcggggggctcgGCCTTGGGCGACGTTTCTTCGGGCGGGGCTAGCGGcgcatgccactcggccacgaagtTGGCGAGGACCTAAGATTTTATAGCCGTTTTCGCGCTGTGCTCCAGCGAGAAGGGAGCTagttccgttgcccatttggcgattttcccggtggcttccttgttgccgaagacttcttTGAGTGGGAATGCCgtcggcaccatgatggtgtggcccatgaagtaatgacggagtttacgagaggccatgaggagggcgtacgcgATCTtttcgatctgggtgtatcaaccctttgctcctcccaaagcttcgctcacgtagtACACCGGGCGTTgcgacccttcttcttccttcacgagggCTGCACTCATGGCGACCGGAGTCGCGGCGAGGTACAGGAGTAAAGGTTCTCCCTGCTTCGGGCTCGTGAGGAGTGGAGTAGTCGACAAATAGGTTTTGAGTTCCTCTAAGACCCTTTGAGCTTCATttgtccactcaaagttgttaaGGCCCTTCAGgattttgaaaaaaggaagacccttctcggctgatcGGGCGACAAATCGTCCTAATGCTGCCATCCTCCATGCTAGGCGTTGCACgtctttgacggagcgaggaggctccatctctaggatggcccggattttttccgggttggcctcaatcccccgttgggagacgaggaaacTTCTCAGGATTGAACTTCACGCCGtatttgcggaggttgttgaaggtTTCTTTCAAGTCTTCGAGATGGGTCTTCGccatttgacttttgatgacggcgtcatcaacGTAGACTTCGGCGTTTCTCTCCAATTGCTCTTTGAGGATGAAcctgacgaggcgttggaatGTCGCACCGGCGTTCGTCAAAGCAaaaggcattctgcgatagcagaaggtgccaatgggagtgatgaagttGGTCTTCTCTTCGTCTtacttggccatgtggacttggtgataccccgaataggcgtccaagaagctcaacctctCACATCCCTCCATGGAGTTGACTAGCTGGTCGATCCGCGGGAGatggtagtcgtccttgggacACGTCTTGTTCAAGTCGGTGAAATCGACACACAtccgccacttgccgttggatttcttcaccaagaccggattggccaaccactcggggtgccaaacttctcgaaTGTGTCCGGCCTCGGAGAGCTTCGCAATTTCTAgcttgatgacctcgcttCGCTCCGTGGAGAGTTTCCGGAGTTTTTGCTTCATGAACGCCTTGTCGGGCCTTACGGCGAGTCGATGTTCCATGACGTCGCGtgagactcctcccatgtcggaaaGAGACCAAGCGAAAAGCtcggagttctcccggagTAGGTCGATGAGCTTCTTCTCAAGTTCGATCGAGAGGTCAGCCCCGATCTTCACGACGCGAAAAGGAATCAGTTAGATTCAAAACAAGTTCTCATGAGTATATATAAAGCGGTGGAAAATAGTAAAACGAACTTTAAAGAACAAATGCTGCAAGGCGCCCTAGAGGTGAAGATGGTTTTTCGTCTCAGACAATACCAAACGAATTTGCATTCAGTTAAATGCAAAATGATTTCTCAAGTATGAATAAAAGGCATTTGAATACAGTTAAACCTATGATGCACTCCGGGTTAGCACTAGAAAGAGAGAATGGTAGAGGGGACCGACACCGGCATACACACCTCAGTTATTATAGTCAGCTCCACAGGAGGGGAGAAGCCTCCTTAGAAACTTCTTTGTGTTGGGTTCTTTTTGTGTTGATGTAACTCTGtattcttctaatcgaatgaCTTTATCTGGGATGGAGGAGACCAAATGGGAATACTCCCCACCTTCTCTACAACGTTGTCCCAAGTTGGGGCAGCCCAGTATGCATAGGCATTTGAGGGCTgggagctgctggaggagaCCCTCCGGGAGTTTCTCTATCCTTGGACAGTATCCGATCGCTAACTTCTCAAGGGAAGTGAGACCATCCATCCCATCCGGCAGCACTTTCAGGCCTTCACAGGAATGCAAGGAGAGCTCCCTCAGCTTGGCTAGATCGCCAAGGTTGGAAGGCAGTGCCTCCAAATTCATGCAAGATGAAATCGCCAGTTGCTCGAGGGAAGGAAGCAACTTTGGAATCTCCAGTAAGCTGATGCATCCCTCGATGTGTAACCTCTCCAGCTGGGGAAGCGGCAGGGTCTCCTCAGATGATGAACCCTTCCCCTTCAGGTTGTCACAAAGGCTAATAGCCAGATAGCGGAGGTGAGCCAAACTCTGCAGCTCCTCTACTGGCCAGCGGACAAGTTCACCACATCCAAAAATCTTCAGTTCTTCCACAAAGGCAAAGCATTCCCAAAGCACATGATGCAGTTTGGACAACACGGGTGTTTTAGCGAAGCAATTAGGACCATTTAGAGTCAAACTACGAAGTGCTTCCAGAGGTATCTGGCTTTGGTTTTGCCGGTCCTCTAGAGGCACCATCATCATGGTTGCCAGTGACGTAACTTCTAAATTCACAAGAGATGGCCAAGAGCCCAAAGACATGCTTGTAGACACAGGACCTGTTCCATCGTATGCAAGATAAATCAAGGTTCTTAAATGCGCAAGCGAACTTATTGGAAGACTGCAGCATTCCTTTATGAATAGGTCTTTGAGAACTGGGCTGCCTGGAACACTTGCAAGCTTTGGGCACTTAATGATCGTTAGTTTTTCGAGCAAGGGAAACATAACCAAGCTATTAGGCTCTCCAGCACAATTTTCTGCCCATCTCTCCAAAATTGGTAGTTCATCTAACACAATCTCCTTCAACTTGGGAAAGAACTGAAGAAGGGTACTGTATCCTTCAGCTTCTGCCTTGATGCTCTTCCATAATGTTGTTAGGTTACCCATGTTCGCTACGCTCAAATATTCAAGCGACATTGATATCCACACTATAGGTAGAGTCTTACATCTTGGACAGTTGGATATATAGAATTTTCTTAGGCACCGAAACATCTGAGGGTCCCCCATCAAGTGCGATATTTCTAGACCACCGTAACCATATACTTCCAAAACTTTCAGCTTACTATGAGGTGTCAGCGACACTAAAACTTCTTCATTACAGAACTCCTCCCCGGGCTCATAACTTTTTCTGCGGCCCCAACACAGCAACAATTCACTTAGATTGTGCTTCTGATGGAGACTGGCTTTCTTTGCATTTTGCCCACTCCTGATTTTTCTCAAGTTGTACAGTTCCAACCTGTTGCCAAGTTGACAGAGGTCTTTAAGCTCCTCAATTCCATAGCCAGCTTCAGTGTCCACAACAAATGTCGTTAGTGTATGAAGGTTGTTCAATAAACTGATATTTGGAGGCATCCGTTCCAAACTATCACACCCAAAAAGATAAAGATGGATGAGCTTCCTCATTGTACTTATACCTTCAGGTAAATGCTGTAGCTTCGAGCAACCATCTAGCCTCAATGTTTGCAAGTTATATAACACTGAAATTGAATCCGGCAATGTAAAAATATCAGACCATGATAGGTCAAGATACCGTAAATGTTTTGCATGTCTGACCGGGCTATGGATAATCGAAGAACTGTAACAATGCAAGGCTCTTAATGGCATCCCTTTTACCTCCATAAGATCCTTGTGTGATTTTGAAGGTGCTAACAAAGTGTGAAGAGATGTCATGCCTTTGAATACTCGACTGTTTGGTTTCAACTCATATTGTGCATCAATCCACATGTGCCGGACATGTTGTATGGATGCTTTCTGCTGAATTAACTCTTCGATAGTTACACATCCGTGTGCAACATCTTTTGCAAGGTCATGCATTAAATCATGCATTTTACAACCAATTGACTCATATGATGTGGCAATGAAACGGCGTAGATTCACTTTCACATCTTGGAGAAAGGATCTCCAAACTAAGTCATAGAAAATGTATTCTCCTTTTTGTGCCAGATCCATTGTTCCCTCTTCTTGAATAAAACCATTTGCCATCCATAGTTGGATCAATATGTCCTTCTCCATCTCATAGTCCTTGGCGAAAACTGCACAGAAGGCAAAACATTGCTTCATTTCAGCTGATAAGTGTCTGTAGCTCAGTTTTAGTATGGGTAGAATTTCATATTTGCCTCCGATATTATCACCAATGTTACTTTCCGCAATGGCCTCCCATTCCTGCACTTGTTGTTTTGAACTCATCAATCCACCCATTATCTTCAGAGCAAGAGGTAACCCTCTGCATTTTTTGGCAATACGTTTGCCAATGGTGACTAACTCCGCTTGCTCCTCTACACCTCGACTAAATGCTTTCTTCGAGAACAATTCCCATGAATCATCTTCTCTCAAGCATGGTAGCTCATGGAGTCCTACTGTGCCCATTATAGATGCCACTTGCCGACTTCGACATGTGACGAGTATAACACTTCCAGGCCCACCAACAGAGCACAACAGtggcttcagctcatcctccCACTTTCTCACCTCTTCATTCCATACATCGTCAAGAACAAGCATATACCTTTTCTGGCCAATGACTTCCTGAAGTCGCACTCGCAACAGCTCAACAGTATCTGGCAATTCACATCTTCCTTTGGTAGCCAACTCTATGATGGATTTCACAACAGCAACGGCTTCAAAGTTTTCCGAGACACAGTGCCACATCGTCAGCTGGAAATGTTGCTGGACCCTGTGGTTGTTGTACACCATCTTGGCAAGAGTGGTCTTGCCCAAACCTCCCATCCCAAAGATGGGCAGCACCTGCACCTTACGCTGATTGTGCTGGCCGAGCAATAGCTTCAGCACCACCCCTTTGTCATCATCCCTGCCAAAGATGTCAGCAGAGTCGTCCAACCCTGAGTGTGTCTGCCTGCAAATTAGTTGTGGTGGCTCTGCGTGCTCCACCAGTCCAAACTTATTCATCTCCTCGACGAGATTATTGATCTTCTCAAGGACGTTGTTCAGATCCCTGCTCATGGTAAGACGGAAGAGCAGCGGGCTGCGTGACGTGAACTGGTTCAGTACCTTGCGTGTCTTGGACTCACCGATCCGGGCCTCACGGCGCAGCGCCTCATACTGGAAGCCGTCAAGGACGTCATTGGCCTCGTAGGCGACAGTCCTGAAATCCTTCATCCACCTCCTGATATACTGGTTGGTCTCACTCTTGATCTCGGCGTCAGCCAGCTTACACTGGACAGCCAGCAGCTGGCGCTCCAGCTTGAGTCGGTCATCATCGATGCCCCACATCCCAGTCATTCTCCGGACGACTGCATCAGCAGCCTTGCCAGCCGCGGTGCGCACCACAGGGAGAAGCAACAAGTCAGCCATGTTACGTCGCTCAGGCAGTGCTTCCTTGCAATGGTACTATCAACAAGCTCTGAGATAAGAAATGGGTGATGGAAAGCGAGCAGAAATTCAGCAGGAGGAGCATTGGAGCTGCGTACGCATCTGCCAAGGCGAGCTGATATTTTTGGCCGTCAGCATCAGCCATTAATTCAAGCAAGCTGGACCAAGACAAGTGGGTGACAATGAAATGGAGACATTTCAGGACACTCTATGCCATGCTTGATCCATCGGTTTCCAGGGTAATTGATGGTCAGACATTTCAGCAATCGAAATGGTATGTCTGCACAAGCACAGCTGAGAAAAGCAAAATCTGGGAAGACAGTGCAACAACTTGTGATCCCAAAACGCAAAGGCAAAGGCAAACCTATGCATCTTGCATTCAGACGAAACGCCTTTGTTGAAGCAGACCAATGATGCTTTCACCGAGTGAGCAGAACATGATTTTCTAACCTGCTTGAACTTGAAGACGTGATGCATATATCTAGAAGCTGGTTCAGAAACCAAGATATGCATAAACATCTCACCTTTCAAAAAAAGTCCATATTCAAGGTGCGTTTTGCACTTCCTCCTTTGACACTTCGAGCAGGCAAGAAATTATCATAGCATCCTTGTTTTGTTCAGACCAATTACCTTGCTCTCCCGGCAGCAGTGATCTCTTGAAGGGACTTTCCTCTTTCCTTTCGCACTTGACAGTTTGTGTATTCACGGCGCAATTAATGGTGTGTTCTCGGCAAGCCACAAGAGAAGAAATGTGATGGGGAGCTGATATGTTGTTTTGCTGTCAGCGTCACCACTTAATTCAAGCTGAACCAAGGGAAGTGCGTGACAAAGGAAACTTCTGGGCACGCATGCCGAAGTTGACCGACTTATGTGCCAAATCTGATCCATCCATCGGTTTCCTGGAAACCAACATGGCATGAGATCGCAGTAAACACTCTGGCTAGTGACTCGTTGGAGCATTTCCACAGGCACCTGGTGGGCGCTTAATGCCGAAGATAATGGCTAGTCTTGTGTGGAGTATATGTGAAATTAAGGTACCGTAGGAGAATTGGGAACCTGAGGAAGGCAGCAGTGCGCAGTCCGCTTCGTCGTCGACAATCAGAAACATGCAGTGCGTTGCTGCACTGCACCAGGAAAATTTTCGTGGCTACAAAAACCAATGCTGGCACGCATTCATTTGTCCGCAAAAACCTGTAGAGATCAGGCCTGGTGCAATGGCATTCGACGCCACACAAGACTAGCACTACTACTGGTGCCAGTGCCCTGTGAGAGAAGAAATTAGCAGGCCGGTGCTGGGTACTGACCTGTCCCTTTACCGCGATCCAATACTCTCTGGTCGTCCGCGTCAACCATGAATTCGAGCAGGAGTAATTGAAGACCAAGTGGGTGCCAATGGGAACGGAGACATTTGAGGACAACGAGGCTCCAAGGTTTGATCCATCGGTTCCCAGAGCAGTTTGTGTTTGTTATATGAAAAGGTGCTAACAAGTGGAGCAAAGGcatccggccggccgggcagAGCATTTCGACAAGCACcttgcgcgcgcgcgccccagggaagaagaggaggggtcTCAGTGGAGCTACAATCCTACAAGCGGGAGAAAGAGGGGGGGCTGAGGGGGGGCAGAGGCGCCTGCTccttcgatcgatcgatcgccgCCCAGTCCAGAGCTTCAGCTCTAGTTCTCCAGCCGACTGCCCCGCGGCCCCCATTGCTGGCTACCAAGTGCAAGTGCGGACTGCATATGCGGAGGAAGAGAGAATCGGGGAACCGAGCAAGCAAGCGGAGGAATCAAAGGACGGACGTCTCAGCCAGGCGCTTCCTAAAGCGCATTGCATGTGTTAAAATGAAAATCTGTCTTTATATAAAAGCAAGAGACatcaatacatgcattggtgtcccaAGTTTTGGGCATTCGCGTCCCAATTTGCACGAACAATTACAACACTAACTGCCTAATTaactattaattaactaataattaatcttaattgatcataaataattattctcaacactctcccttgatcaatttgctcCGTTGATTTGCATATTTTTGAATCATCGTGGAATCTTCCAAGCTtgtaatttcctccaaaaaccctgtgaaaaaaatattgagaaaataataataatattgatatgttatgaaaactctctttaaaaacccaatgggaaaataaggagaaaatggtataacatattttgaatattgtcTCTTGATAATTCATATCGAATTATGTGAACAATAAATATGCCTTGTATATTATCCATAAAAAACCCGGtggagaaaatagaaaatatgacatataatcttatgttaatattgtctcgttaaaaaccttttatgagaaactagtgagtaaaactcataataggaaAAAAGTGCAATATGATGTTATGAACAGGTTAAACTCAGGTGAATACTCCCCCTGATGCTTGTAAAATTTTAAGTCGTCGCATACCAATCCCATATACACATTTctgaaatgtggagttgggtaaggacttagtgaacaaatctgcgaggttatcacatgatttggtttgcaagatatttatctccccattttgttgtaattcatgaggatagaatagtttaggtgcaatatgtttagttataTTGCTTTTTATATAACCTGTTTGCATCTGGGCAACACAAGCAGAATTATCCTCATAGATAATTGTTGGTGATTCAATCGAACCAATACCACATGATTGTTGTATGTGGTTAATCATTTTGCGTAGCATATACTTTCACGAGATGCTTCGTATAAAGCTATTATTTCCGAATGATTTgtggatgtagccactagAGTCTGCTTGGAAGACTTCCACGATATGGTTGTCCCACCGTGTAGGAATATGAACCCGGTCTGAGATCTGGCATTGTGGGGATCAGATAAATAGCCAGCATCAGTGTATTCGATTAATTCAGAGtcttggttttctttttgaaaatatAGACCTAGATCTTTAGTGCCTTGTAGGTAGCGAAAAACTTGCTTGACTCCTACCCAAGGGCGTTTTGTTCGAGCTGCGTTGTGTCTAGCTAGTAAATTTACTGCAAATGCAATATCCGGCCGGGTGCAATTTGCTAAGTACATTAATGCTCCAATTGCACTAAGATATGGGAATTCAGATCCCAAAGTTTCCTCTCCATCACCTTTTGGTCtgaatggatctttctctacgtcTAGAGATCGAACTATCATAAGtgttttgcatggataggatttgtccatgttaaatttctTCAAGATTTTCTGGATATATGTAGCTTGGTGAACCAATATTCCCGAAGAAAGGTGCTCAAGTTGTAAACCTAagcagaacttggttttacccaaatctttcatttcaaattccgtCATTAGATGATTACGAGCTTCATCTATATCTTGTTTGTTGCCAATGATAtttaaatcatcaacatatacagagATAATGCAAAATCCTGTTTTGAATTTCTTGATGAATACACATGGGTAGTCATCATTGTTAGAGTAATCCTTTTTAATGAGAAACTCACTTAGTCGGTTGTAGCACATTCAACCTGACTGTTTTAAACCGTATAAAGATTTATGCAACTTTACACAGTACATGTTGCGTCTTGCGTTAATATTCGAAATTTGGATTCCATCGGGAACCTTCATGAACCCTTGTGCTACTAGTCTCGCTTTGTATCTCACCACCTCATTGTTTTCGTTCCTTTTCTGGacaaaaacccatttgaatcccaCTGGAAAAACATTTGGAGGTGTAGGTATTACTTCTGTAAATACCTTCTTTTTATTGAGCGAGGCTACTTCTGCTTGAATTGCATCCTTCCATTTAGGCCAATCGAAGCGTTTTTCACACTCGGCTATGGtctttggatcatgatcaTTTAGAGGTTGTTTGTAATCTTAGTAGAGAAATAAGTGTCGTCAAACGTAGTCTTTCTATTGTATATTTCTCCAGTGTCTAAGTAATTTGTGAAAATTTTGTTTACCTTTGGTGACTGTTCGCGATTTCCCGTTGCGGTTAAGTCCAAGTTTTCCGATGTCCCAGCATTAGTAATTGAGTGCACTATTGAGATGGGTTGTGGATATTGGTTATCCATTGGGTGTATATTACCCAATTGATCTCGGTCAATCAAATGTTGACTCACATTTGTTGTTGTGGAAGGAGGTTCAGAAGGTttattcttctgttttctttgccgTGGCTCCTTCGTTTGTTCATTTTGTTGCTTGCTTGAAGCTAGATCCTTTTTAGTTGTCAtacttctccccctcttcctttgaTCGGTAGATGCAAGAGGTTGAGTAGATTTTATAGGTATCTCCACTCTTTCGGGTACGATCAACAAATGCGTCTGGTAAATTGTATGCaatatgttgcaaatttataattttctgaaCCTGTTTTTCAGTTTCTTGAGTACGTGGATCTGAGGCGGAAATGCCTTGGACATTCCAGCTAATTTCCTGGCATTAGGGGGAGAATTAAAGTACCAAAAACAAGAATGCCAGGAAATGATCCTCATTAAAAAATACAATCAGCGTACTGGGCAGTGAATAGATCCCCTATGAGAGGTTCTAGATACTTGATAATTGACGGTGATTTGTACCCAACATAGATCCCCAATTTTTTATGTGGTCCCATTGATGTACGTTGTGGTGGTGAGATCGGTACGTATGTGGCGCAACCGAATTTTCGCAGATGGGAAATACTCGGTGGATTTCCATGTACTAATTGAAGGAGAGAAGTAGTATGATATGCAGTTGGTCGCAATTGAATTAAATCAGCGGCATGTATAACCGCATTACCCCAACAAGTTGTTGGTAAATTACAATCCTGTAATAAAGGTCTTGCAATAAACTTAATTCTCTTAATAAAAGATTCACCCAAACCATTTTGTGTGTGAACATATGGGACTGAGTGCTGAACTTCGATTCCTAATGCCatgcaataatcattgaaGGCGCGTGAGGAGAATTCAGCGGCATTGTCCATTCGAATTGTTTTAATTCCATGTTCTGGATAATGAGCTTATATTTTAATTATTTGGCTCATTATCTTTGCAAATGCATGGTTACGTGTAGAAAGTAGACACACATTAGACCATCTTGTAGATGCGTCGATTAAGACCATGAAATAGCTAAATGGTCCAGACAATGGTTGGATAGAGCCACAAATATCTCCTTGAATTCGTTCAAGGAATTGGAGTGGTTCCGCTTGTATTTTAAGATAAGAAGGTCTTAAAATGAGCTTGCCTTGTGCACAGGCTGTGCACACAAAATCCTGAGATTTTGGGAATTTTGCTTTATTAAGATTATGACCAACAgaattattaataattttcCGTATCATCCCGATACCGGGGTGACCAAGGCGATCATGCCAAGTCTGGAATGTATTgacattctgaaaaattattttatacgcAACATGGGCTACaggttttatgtatgtatagtacaatccggatgataaaaaagaaaaattttcaagacttttttttccatatCCATTACTTTTTGTAAATAGGAGAAATtcctcattgttgtcatcgTGGGTTTCAATATGAATCCCATTTAGACGGATATCCCTATAACTTATTAGAGTACGAGTTGAATCGGGATACAATAAAGCATCCTCGATTATTACTTGTGTACCCATAGGAAGTGTGATGATGGCACGTCCAGAGCCAACAATTAATATATCGCATCCAgcgattgtcaaaatattcccTTGCGTTTTAGTATgggtttgaaaatattttgttttcgtAAGTATAGTGTTTGTGGTGGCGCTGTCCACAAGGCAAAGTTCTTGACTCCCGTAGAaaactatatatggaaaaggaagaattttGATATCATTCTTAATAgatattgttgttgttctagaaaacaacaggagtacggggtgccaatgctcgatggcacaaatgcgagaataATATGTAGGGGGTGTACgtcggccttatagcgaaggtcgccgtacacttggaacaagttgacacgtcgatattttttgaataggttcggttgaccctgcgggtacgacttagtcctatgttaggagagacttcgagggggtcgttagctaagtgtttgggccgaactcatcttcccaaatcacctatggcgagagatctctagggatcgcctcggacttgggccgaacttgtcttcccaagtagcgaggttgggataccctcgaaactctaacccgatccctctacttcgagtcggggtcgtactagacggcacggaacctcgaaactaggcttcctaAGTCGCATCCCCGAGGTTGAGTCaagactaggctcgacccaagcactcgagagcgggctccttaggttgctctagctctctcccctttgatcttattccaatggagagtgaatgatacatgccccatgggggtatttatagcctaagggttcatgacaaaagaccatggctatccttgagggagagggaaagtgagggtaaAGTGGTAAATCCTTCCCTAGAGctttcttggcccctactctagctgttttgaccatggcatgtgAGGCTTGACCcgttgactcctttgaccggtgcttagttggcatggctatgccTTGTTGGCGATTTGACTGGTCTTTGGGATTCATCGACTTGGTcatcgccacgtaggattgcggcccggcccatgtaaggattttattatattacaacagtagcccccttgagccagaggcattgagaatgctTCCGGGTCAACTTCGGTGTTGATGGCGTGCTGAGATTCTTCTTCTGACACTTGGAGCGCAACCCTCCTTAGGGCgagccaccggctaggtaGGTTTCACGAGGAAACCCGGCCTAGGTGGgcttgttgtggttttgtgagctTTCGGCGTATATCAAAGGGCTCCTAGGAATTTTCTTGCGGGAAATGAGGGTCTTAGAATCTTCGGTGCGGAGAACCACCGGCTAGGTTAGTTTCTCGATGAGAAACCAAGCCTAGGTGGGTTCCTTCGCGAGGTTTTGCCGGTCGTGAGGCCTATTTTCGAAGAAATAGACACTCTCGAGGTCTTCCTTGCGAGAAATCATGGCCATGAAGgtttttcttgcaaaattttgAGGTCGAGGGACTCCTTTTGCAAGATAGTGAAGCCACtgtggggaacgcggtatgctacgctagcacaaaataaaatttctaccgcttccg includes:
- the LOC100825836 gene encoding disease resistance protein RGA2 isoform X2; the protein is MADLLLLPVVRTAAGKAADAVVRRMTGMWGIDDDRLKLERQLLAVQCKLADAEIKSETNQYIRRWMKDFRTVAYEANDVLDGFQYEALRREARIGESKTRKVLNQFTSRSPLLFRLTMSRDLNNVLEKINNLVEEMNKFGLVEHAEPPQLICRQTHSGLDDSADIFGRDDDKGVVLKLLLGQHNQRKVQVLPIFGMGGLGKTTLAKMVYNNHRVQQHFQLTMWHCVSENFEAVAVVKSIIELATKGRCELPDTVELLRVRLQEVIGQKRYMLVLDDVWNEEVRKWEDELKPLLCSVGGPGSVILVTCRSRQVASIMGTVGLHELPCLREDDSWELFSKKAFSRGVEEQAELVTIGKRIAKKCRGLPLALKIMGGLMSSKQQVQEWEAIAESNIGDNIGGKYEILPILKLSYRHLSAEMKQCFAFCAVFAKDYEMEKDILIQLWMANGFIQEEGTMDLAQKGEYIFYDLVWRSFLQDVKVNLRRFIATSYESIGCKMHDLMHDLAKDVAHGCVTIEELIQQKASIQHVRHMWIDAQYELKPNSRVFKGMTSLHTLLAPSKSHKDLMEVKGMPLRALHCYSSSIIHSPVRHAKHLRYLDLSWSDIFTLPDSISVLYNLQTLRLDGCSKLQHLPEAGYGIEELKDLCQLGNRLELYNLRKIRSGQNAKKASLHQKHNLSELLLCWGRRKSYEPGEEFCNEEVLVSLTPHSKLKVLEVYGYGGLEISHLMGDPQMFRCLRKFYISNCPRCKTLPIVWISMSLEYLSVANMGNLTTLWKSIKAEAEGYSTLLQFFPKLKEIVLDELPILERWAENCAGEPNSLVMFPLLEKLTIIKCPKLASVPGSPVLKDLFIKECCSLPISSLAHLRTLIYLAYDGTGPVSTSMSLGSWPSLVNLEVTSLATMMMVPLEDRQNQSQIPLEALRSLTLNGPNCFAKTPVLSKLHHVLWECFAFVEELKIFGCGELVRWPVEELQSLAHLRYLAISLCDNLKGKGSSSEETLPLPQLERLHIEGCISLLEIPKLLPSLEQLAISSCMNLEALPSNLGDLAKLRELSLHSCEGLKVLPDGMDGLTSLEKLAIGYCPRIEKLPEGLLQQLPALKCLCILGCPNLGQRCREGGEYSHLVSSIPDKVIRLEEYRVTSTQKEPNTKKFLRRLLPSCGADYNN
- the LOC100825836 gene encoding putative disease resistance protein RGA3 isoform X3 is translated as MADLLLLPVVRTAAGKAADAVVRRMTGMWGIDDDRLKLERQLLAVQCKLADAEIKSETNQYIRRWMKDFRTVAYEANDVLDGFQYEALRREARIGESKTRKVLNQFTSRSPLLFRLTMSRDLNNVLEKINNLVEEMNKFGLVEHAEPPQLICRQTHSGLDDSADIFGRDDDKGVVLKLLLGQHNQRKVQVLPIFGMGGLGKTTLAKMVYNNHRVQQHFQLTMWHCVSENFEAVAVVKSIIELATKGRCELPDTVELLRVRLQEVIGQKRYMLVLDDVWNEEVRKWEDELKPLLCSVGGPGSVILVTCRSRQVASIMGTVGLHELPCLREDDSWELFSKKAFSRGVEEQAELVTIGKRIAKKCRGLPLALKIMGGLMSSKQQVQEWEAIAESNIGDNIGGKYEILPILKLSYRHLSAEMKQCFAFCAVFAKDYEMEKDILIQLWMANGFIQEEGTMDLAQKGEYIFYDLVWRSFLQDVKVNLRRFIATSYESIGCKMHDLMHDLAKDVAHGCVTIEELIQQKASIQHVRHMWIDAQYELKPNSRVFKGMTSLHTLLAPSKSHKDLMECYITCKH
- the LOC100825836 gene encoding disease resistance protein RGA2 isoform X1; translation: MADLLLLPVVRTAAGKAADAVVRRMTGMWGIDDDRLKLERQLLAVQCKLADAEIKSETNQYIRRWMKDFRTVAYEANDVLDGFQYEALRREARIGESKTRKVLNQFTSRSPLLFRLTMSRDLNNVLEKINNLVEEMNKFGLVEHAEPPQLICRQTHSGLDDSADIFGRDDDKGVVLKLLLGQHNQRKVQVLPIFGMGGLGKTTLAKMVYNNHRVQQHFQLTMWHCVSENFEAVAVVKSIIELATKGRCELPDTVELLRVRLQEVIGQKRYMLVLDDVWNEEVRKWEDELKPLLCSVGGPGSVILVTCRSRQVASIMGTVGLHELPCLREDDSWELFSKKAFSRGVEEQAELVTIGKRIAKKCRGLPLALKIMGGLMSSKQQVQEWEAIAESNIGDNIGGKYEILPILKLSYRHLSAEMKQCFAFCAVFAKDYEMEKDILIQLWMANGFIQEEGTMDLAQKGEYIFYDLVWRSFLQDVKVNLRRFIATSYESIGCKMHDLMHDLAKDVAHGCVTIEELIQQKASIQHVRHMWIDAQYELKPNSRVFKGMTSLHTLLAPSKSHKDLMEVKGMPLRALHCYSSSIIHSPVRHAKHLRYLDLSWSDIFTLPDSISVLYNLQTLRLDGCSKLQHLPEGISTMRKLIHLYLFGCDSLERMPPNISLLNNLHTLTTFVVDTEAGYGIEELKDLCQLGNRLELYNLRKIRSGQNAKKASLHQKHNLSELLLCWGRRKSYEPGEEFCNEEVLVSLTPHSKLKVLEVYGYGGLEISHLMGDPQMFRCLRKFYISNCPRCKTLPIVWISMSLEYLSVANMGNLTTLWKSIKAEAEGYSTLLQFFPKLKEIVLDELPILERWAENCAGEPNSLVMFPLLEKLTIIKCPKLASVPGSPVLKDLFIKECCSLPISSLAHLRTLIYLAYDGTGPVSTSMSLGSWPSLVNLEVTSLATMMMVPLEDRQNQSQIPLEALRSLTLNGPNCFAKTPVLSKLHHVLWECFAFVEELKIFGCGELVRWPVEELQSLAHLRYLAISLCDNLKGKGSSSEETLPLPQLERLHIEGCISLLEIPKLLPSLEQLAISSCMNLEALPSNLGDLAKLRELSLHSCEGLKVLPDGMDGLTSLEKLAIGYCPRIEKLPEGLLQQLPALKCLCILGCPNLGQRCREGGEYSHLVSSIPDKVIRLEEYRVTSTQKEPNTKKFLRRLLPSCGADYNN